Sequence from the Rhodococcus jostii RHA1 genome:
TCGCGCGTCGCGGTGGTCCGCAGATTCCGCACGTCGCTGCCGCCCTCGGGTTCCGAGATACACAGTGCCGCGAGTTTCAGGTTGCCAGGCTCGCCGAAGCACTCCGGCGCCCACCGCAGCATCTGCTCCGGCGTCGCGGCCTGCCCGATCGACGACAGCGCCAGCGCGGGCATCACGACGGCCAGCCCGATTCCGGCGCAACCCCAGAACAACTCCTCCATGAACAGGGGGAGGGACAGACCGGTCGGGTCGCCGATGAGGTCGCGGTAGAACAGCGGACTGTAGAAACCCTCTTGGGCGGCCTTCTCGAGAACGTCCCAGGGGAACTCCTGCGCGCGGTCGTGCTCGGCAGCCACCGGTCGGATCACGTTCTCCGCGAAGGCGTGCGTCCGCTCGACGAGGTCTTTCTGCGCCGGAGTGAGAGCGAGGCTGAAAGTCATGGCAGTCCCTCGGTTGCCGCGTTGGTGTGCAACAACGTAACACTCACGACTCGCCGCTACCGGAGTTCACGAGATCTCAAAATACGGGACGAATATCCCATTATCTGGTCGATGTTGCTAGCGTCGAGGCATGAACGGCGACGAGACGGTCTACACCCACGGTCACGACGAATCGGTGCTGCGAAACCATCGGTGGCGCACCGCCGAGAACTCCGCCGGTTATCTGCTCCCGCACCTGCGCGCAGGCATGACGTTGCTCGACGTCGGGTGCGGGCCGGGCACGATCACCGCCGACCTCGCCGGACTCGTCGCACCCGGAGTCGTCACCGCCGTCGAGATGAACGACGACGCGCTGTCCCTCGCCCGGAACGAATTCGCGAAGCGGGGAGTCCCGAACACCCTGACCGTGGTGTCGGACGTCCACGCCCTGAACTTTCCCGACGACAGCTTCGACGTCGTGCACGCGCATCAGGTCCTGCAACACGTCGGTGACCCGGTGCAGGCGCTGCGCGAGATGAAGCGGGTGTGCAGGCCCGGCGGAATCGTCGCCGCCCGCGACGCGGACTACGGCACCTTCACGTGGTTTCCGGCGACACCGGAACTCGACGAATGGCTGACGCTCTACAAAAACATCGCGCGGGCGAACGGTGGTGAACCGGACGCCGGCCGCCGCCTGCGGGCCTGGGCACACGAGGCGGGTTTCGCCGACGTCGTGAACACCGCGAGCACGTGGTGCTTCTCCTCCGACGAGGATCGCGAGTGGTGGGGAGGGTCCTGGGCTGATCGCTCGCTGCAGTCGAACTACGCGGACCGCGCGCTCGAACTGGGGCTCGCCACCGAGGCGGACCTGGAACGCATCGCTGCGGGCTGGCGTTCGTGGGTGCGGGAGGACGACGGCTGGTTCGCGCTCCTGCACAGCGAGATCCTCTGCCGCGTGTATCAGCGCGG
This genomic interval carries:
- a CDS encoding class I SAM-dependent methyltransferase; its protein translation is MNGDETVYTHGHDESVLRNHRWRTAENSAGYLLPHLRAGMTLLDVGCGPGTITADLAGLVAPGVVTAVEMNDDALSLARNEFAKRGVPNTLTVVSDVHALNFPDDSFDVVHAHQVLQHVGDPVQALREMKRVCRPGGIVAARDADYGTFTWFPATPELDEWLTLYKNIARANGGEPDAGRRLRAWAHEAGFADVVNTASTWCFSSDEDREWWGGSWADRSLQSNYADRALELGLATEADLERIAAGWRSWVREDDGWFALLHSEILCRVYQRGGKISRRVPEDGTLAP